From Oreochromis aureus strain Israel breed Guangdong linkage group 4, ZZ_aureus, whole genome shotgun sequence, a single genomic window includes:
- the LOC116319539 gene encoding homeobox protein Dlx4a-like — protein MMTMSSISDTLVTSDPSKSAFLEFGGHSYPGHPGHQQPSPGLSHNHYPVHGLHAVGPSQHDGPFSSGASSYGRPLGYPPYHSPVSAHHPGAYLPYQHGGHSGALGHTRLEDAEHEKPTAVIENGEVRLNGKGKKIRKPRTIYSSLQLQALNQRFQQTQYLALPERADLAAKLGLTQTQVKIWFQNKRSKYKKIMKNGPCGPEGEHLAPPPPASSSPCSLWDISMAAKGAPVHSGGYVNNFGHWYPGHQQEPMPRTQMM, from the exons ATGATGACTATGAGCTCCATATCAGACACTTTAGTAACGTCCGATCCGTCCAAATCTGCGTTTTTGGAGTTCGGTGGACACAGCTACCCTGGACACCCTGGACATCAACAACCTTCGCCAGGCTTATCCCACAACCATTATCCGGTCCACGGACTGCACGCTGTCGGGCCCTCGCAGCACGATGGGCCTTTCTCCTCCGGTGCTTCCTCTTACGGTCGCCCGCTGGGATACCCACCCTACCACAGTCCAGTGAGCGCACATCACCCCGGTGCCTACCTGCCTTATCAGCACGGGGGTCACAGCGGCGCGCTCGGTCACACCAGACTAGAGGATGCGG AGCATGAGAAGCCCACAGCGGTGATAGAAAATGGAGAAGTGAGGCTCAATGGAAAAGGGAAAAAGATCAGGAAGCCTCGGACCATCTACTCCAGCCTGCAGCTACAGGCACTCAACCAGCGCTTCCAGCAAACCCAGTACCTCGCCCTGCCCGAGAGGGCCGACCTGGCCGCCAAACTGGGCCTCACGCAGACACAG gtGAAAATATGGTTCCAAAATAAACGATCTAAATACAAGAAGATCATGAAGAACGGGCCCTGTGGACCAGAGGGAGAACACCTTGCCCCTCCACCACCAGCCTCCTCCTCTCCGTGTTCTTTGTGGGATATCAGCATGGCTGCCAAAGGTGCACCGGTGCACTCAGGAGGATATGTGAACAATTTTGGACACTGGTATCCCGGACACCAGCAGGAACCCATGCCAAGAACTCAGATGATGTGA